A single window of Deltaproteobacteria bacterium HGW-Deltaproteobacteria-18 DNA harbors:
- a CDS encoding 2-iminoacetate synthase ThiH — MSFLPEALRLSQTPLQQHLKAATENDVLRAASLDRIDASAFLTLLSPAANEHLETMAARAHELTLRHFGRTVSLFTPLYVSNHCANHCRYCGFAAPNSIPRTQLSLEEVRAEGEAIAATGLGHLLLLTGEAPRKAGVDYLEACVEVLRPLFPSISVEVYPMETADYARLTRAGVDGLTVFQETYDPILYAELHPAGPKRDYAFRLNTPQRGAEAGMRVVNIGALLGLTDWRQEIYATGLHAAWLQKRYPGVDIAVSLPRMRPHAGAFQPACIVSDRELVQAMTALRIFLPRLSITISTREAPGFRDNILPLGVTRMSAGVSTAVGGHAKPAKTGQFEISDPRSVAEIEAMLRSRGYQAVFKDWEPIGASA, encoded by the coding sequence ATGAGCTTTCTGCCCGAAGCCTTGCGTCTGAGCCAGACGCCCCTGCAACAGCATCTCAAGGCCGCAACCGAAAATGACGTGCTCCGTGCCGCCTCTTTGGATCGCATCGACGCATCCGCGTTTCTAACCCTGCTCTCCCCGGCCGCGAACGAGCATCTGGAGACCATGGCCGCCCGCGCCCACGAACTGACCCTGCGCCATTTCGGCCGCACGGTGAGCCTGTTCACGCCCCTCTATGTCTCCAACCACTGCGCCAATCACTGCCGCTATTGCGGATTCGCGGCCCCGAACAGCATCCCGCGCACCCAGCTCAGCCTGGAAGAGGTCCGGGCCGAAGGCGAAGCCATCGCCGCCACGGGCCTTGGGCACCTGCTCCTTTTGACCGGAGAGGCCCCGCGCAAGGCGGGCGTGGACTACCTTGAAGCCTGCGTGGAGGTACTGCGCCCCCTGTTTCCCTCCATCTCCGTGGAGGTATATCCCATGGAAACAGCGGACTACGCACGGCTGACGCGGGCGGGCGTGGACGGCTTGACGGTGTTTCAGGAGACCTACGACCCGATCCTTTACGCGGAGCTGCATCCGGCCGGTCCCAAGCGGGACTACGCGTTTCGCCTGAACACCCCCCAGCGCGGAGCCGAGGCGGGCATGCGCGTGGTCAACATCGGCGCGCTGCTGGGCCTGACCGACTGGCGGCAGGAAATCTACGCCACCGGCCTGCACGCGGCCTGGCTGCAAAAACGCTATCCCGGCGTGGACATTGCCGTGTCACTGCCGCGCATGCGCCCCCATGCCGGAGCATTTCAGCCGGCGTGCATCGTCTCCGACCGGGAACTGGTGCAAGCCATGACCGCGCTGCGCATCTTCCTGCCGCGCCTGTCCATCACCATCTCCACCCGCGAGGCCCCGGGCTTTCGCGACAACATCCTGCCGCTGGGCGTGACGCGCATGTCGGCAGGAGTCAGCACTGCCGTGGGCGGACACGCAAAACCCGCCAAAACCGGACAGTTCGAGATCTCCGACCCGCGCAGCGTGGCCGAGATCGAGGCTATGCTGCGATCCCGCGGCTATCAGGCCGTATTCAAGGACTGGGAACCCATCGGGGCCAGCGCATGA
- the thiS gene encoding thiamine biosynthesis protein ThiS, giving the protein MHITVNGRTLDMKSGQSLQDLILSMNLDPAVVVAELNQSIVPGDKFASTALGDGDRLELLSFVGGG; this is encoded by the coding sequence ATGCACATCACCGTCAACGGACGCACCCTGGACATGAAATCCGGCCAGAGCCTGCAGGACCTGATCCTGTCCATGAACCTCGATCCAGCCGTGGTCGTGGCTGAACTGAACCAGAGCATCGTGCCCGGCGATAAATTCGCATCCACTGCCCTTGGCGACGGCGACCGGCTCGAACTGCTGAGCTTTGTCGGCGGCGGGTGA
- a CDS encoding inositol monophosphatase, with translation MDKQLVDGFLSCVRQAGGVVREQWNDAKEITFKGRIDLVTQTDLAVEKLLLEGLPTLLPGSTVLAEESHVSLDPGALTWIVDPVDGTTNYAHGLPIVAVSVALWKDGRVEMGAVYVPMLEELFWAVRGQGAFLNGTRISVSKEASMQNSLIATGFPYSFYNEVDQICQRLQRVLLASQGIRRLGSAAVDLAYTACGRFEGYYETGLKPWDTAAGWLLVEEAGGKVSGLDGAFELGGHMIVATNGFIHGELLSLLRMEDAAESSL, from the coding sequence ATGGATAAACAGCTGGTGGACGGTTTTTTGTCCTGCGTGCGGCAGGCAGGCGGGGTGGTGCGCGAGCAGTGGAATGACGCCAAGGAGATTACCTTCAAAGGTCGCATAGACCTGGTCACGCAGACCGATTTGGCAGTTGAAAAGCTGTTGCTCGAAGGGTTGCCGACGTTGCTTCCAGGCTCCACGGTACTGGCCGAGGAATCGCACGTATCCCTTGATCCCGGCGCGCTGACCTGGATCGTCGACCCTGTGGACGGCACCACCAACTACGCCCACGGTCTGCCCATTGTCGCCGTATCCGTGGCCCTGTGGAAGGACGGGCGAGTCGAGATGGGCGCGGTCTACGTGCCGATGCTTGAGGAACTTTTCTGGGCCGTGCGCGGTCAGGGCGCTTTTCTGAACGGGACCCGCATAAGCGTCAGCAAGGAGGCGAGCATGCAGAATTCCCTCATCGCCACGGGATTCCCCTATTCTTTTTATAACGAGGTGGACCAAATCTGCCAGCGGTTGCAGCGGGTGCTGCTGGCGTCCCAGGGCATCCGGCGCCTGGGCTCGGCGGCAGTGGATCTGGCCTATACGGCCTGCGGACGTTTCGAGGGATACTACGAGACCGGCCTCAAGCCCTGGGACACCGCGGCCGGTTGGCTGCTGGTGGAGGAAGCCGGGGGAAAGGTAAGCGGCCTTGACGGCGCGTTTGAACTTGGCGGCCACATGATCGTGGCCACCAACGGCTTCATTCACGGGGAACTGCTGTCCCTGCTCCGTATGGAGGACGCAGCTGAGAGCTCCCTGTGA
- a CDS encoding solute-binding protein translates to MTLQIGRIDYLNIWHIFHLLAKTCPEGPDFHYVPDHPSSLNRALADDELDISPSSSFEYLLHAEKYFLLPGASICARKEVQSVLFLSPAPLDELPAWLAGNPGPVCLTGASATSTALLKVLWAQKWKLPEPHWMTVEPGHGLSTGRPFLEIGNLALRHFAEPPAGYHVVDLATEWSTWTGLPFVFAVWIVRRSLPAHTRKLLTVLQQHIGSITADLDSHFEALSRLPELPAWLTSPDLLRYWRAMSYDLGPREKASLALFGEHCTKQGLLPGMPGLRWFDA, encoded by the coding sequence ATGACACTTCAGATCGGCAGAATCGACTATCTCAACATCTGGCATATTTTCCACCTCCTGGCCAAAACCTGCCCCGAAGGCCCGGATTTTCACTATGTGCCCGATCACCCCAGCAGTCTGAACCGGGCTCTGGCCGATGACGAACTGGACATCTCGCCGTCCTCTTCATTTGAATACCTTCTCCACGCCGAAAAATACTTTCTCCTACCCGGAGCCTCCATCTGCGCCCGCAAGGAAGTGCAGAGCGTCCTCTTTCTCTCCCCCGCTCCACTGGACGAACTGCCCGCCTGGCTTGCCGGCAATCCGGGCCCGGTCTGCCTGACCGGAGCATCGGCAACCTCCACCGCCCTCCTGAAGGTCCTGTGGGCCCAGAAATGGAAGCTGCCCGAGCCGCACTGGATGACCGTCGAACCCGGACACGGTCTGTCCACCGGACGCCCCTTCCTGGAGATCGGCAACCTCGCTCTGCGCCACTTCGCCGAACCGCCCGCAGGGTATCACGTTGTCGATCTGGCCACCGAGTGGTCGACCTGGACCGGGCTGCCTTTTGTTTTCGCGGTCTGGATCGTGCGCCGCAGCCTGCCCGCTCACACCCGTAAGCTTCTGACCGTCCTGCAGCAGCACATCGGGTCCATCACCGCCGATCTGGACAGCCATTTCGAAGCCCTCTCCCGCCTGCCCGAACTCCCGGCCTGGCTGACCAGTCCGGACCTGCTGCGCTACTGGCGGGCCATGAGCTATGATCTTGGACCCCGTGAAAAAGCCTCCCTGGCCCTCTTTGGCGAACACTGCACGAAGCAGGGACTGCTGCCCGGCATGCCCGGACTGCGCTGGTTCGACGCCTGA
- a CDS encoding thiazole synthase, with protein MEHTDFLEIGGKRLGSRLFTGTGKYGNDALIAPVCEASGSEVITVALRRVDLDGKADNVMKHIPSRMTLLPNTSGARNADEAVRIARLARAMGCGDWIKIEVISDNRYLLPDGYETAKATEVLARDGFVVLPYMNPDLYVARSLVDAGAAAIMPLGAPIGTNRGLKTEEMIRILIEEMELPIIVDAGIGTPSQACQAMEMGAAACLVNTAIATAADPVLMGRAFGRAVAAGREAWLAGPGAVATLAQASSPLTGFLDRTDGAS; from the coding sequence ATGGAACATACCGACTTTCTCGAAATCGGCGGCAAGCGCCTCGGCAGCCGCCTGTTCACCGGCACCGGCAAGTACGGCAACGACGCACTCATCGCGCCGGTCTGCGAGGCCTCCGGCTCCGAAGTAATCACAGTGGCCCTGCGCCGGGTGGATCTGGACGGCAAGGCCGACAATGTCATGAAACACATCCCCTCCCGCATGACCCTGCTGCCCAACACCTCCGGGGCGCGCAACGCCGACGAGGCCGTGCGCATTGCCCGGCTGGCCAGGGCCATGGGTTGCGGAGACTGGATCAAGATCGAGGTCATCTCTGACAACCGCTACCTCCTGCCCGACGGCTATGAGACCGCCAAAGCCACGGAAGTCCTGGCCAGAGACGGGTTCGTGGTCCTGCCGTACATGAATCCCGACCTCTATGTAGCCCGTTCCCTGGTCGACGCCGGAGCGGCGGCGATCATGCCGCTGGGCGCGCCCATCGGCACCAACCGGGGCCTTAAAACCGAAGAGATGATCCGCATCCTCATCGAGGAGATGGAACTGCCCATCATTGTCGACGCGGGGATCGGCACTCCAAGCCAGGCTTGCCAAGCCATGGAGATGGGGGCGGCGGCCTGCCTGGTCAACACGGCCATCGCCACGGCCGCGGACCCGGTGCTCATGGGCCGGGCCTTTGGACGGGCGGTGGCGGCCGGACGCGAAGCCTGGCTGGCTGGGCCCGGAGCAGTCGCCACCCTGGCCCAGGCTTCCTCGCCCCTGACCGGATTCCTGGACCGGACGGATGGCGCGTCATGA
- a CDS encoding histone deacetylase — translation MLTAKSSLGIIFFPAFDWAISPTHPEREERLLYTQDQFREEGIFDIEGIREYRPLVAEEKDIMRAHFCFPSVQSVCTDSHFISAGGVIRAAQLVMQKERQRAFAVVRPPGHHAMRTVHGSRGFCNINIEAVMIEWIRENYGNLRVAIIDTDCHHGDGTQDIYWHDPDVLFISLHQDGRTIYPGTGFPSESGGPKALGRTINVPMPPRTSDEGYLMTVERIVMPILDHFKPDLIINSAGQDNHFSDPITNMNFTAQGYAKLTQMLKPDIAVLEGGYAIKGALPYVNLGISLALAGVDFSAVQEPDLDREKIREQKSTIDYLEALCDQLPEVYFNPRPSEAVRENGYFTRRRSIYYDTDDITETQVERLKDCPHCPGLLIVESETARTPKSLGLHVPVQGCDMCSQEAEERFSKSRQAGFAHAQLSDRVTKRYEYAK, via the coding sequence ATGCTCACCGCAAAATCAAGCCTCGGCATCATATTCTTCCCGGCCTTCGACTGGGCCATCTCTCCGACCCATCCCGAACGGGAGGAGCGACTGCTCTACACCCAGGACCAGTTCCGGGAAGAAGGCATCTTCGACATTGAAGGAATCCGCGAATACCGTCCCCTCGTGGCCGAAGAAAAAGACATCATGCGCGCCCATTTCTGCTTTCCCAGCGTGCAGTCCGTCTGCACCGATTCGCATTTCATCTCCGCCGGAGGCGTGATCCGCGCCGCCCAGCTGGTCATGCAAAAGGAGCGTCAGCGCGCCTTCGCGGTGGTCCGCCCTCCCGGGCACCACGCCATGCGCACGGTCCACGGCAGCCGCGGCTTCTGCAACATCAACATCGAAGCGGTCATGATCGAGTGGATCCGCGAAAACTACGGCAACCTGCGCGTGGCCATCATTGACACGGACTGCCACCACGGCGACGGCACCCAGGACATCTACTGGCATGACCCGGACGTGCTCTTCATCTCGCTGCATCAGGACGGCCGCACCATCTATCCCGGCACGGGCTTCCCTTCTGAGTCCGGCGGTCCCAAGGCACTGGGTCGGACCATCAACGTGCCCATGCCCCCGCGCACCTCGGACGAAGGCTATCTCATGACCGTGGAGAGGATTGTCATGCCCATCCTCGACCACTTCAAGCCCGACCTGATCATCAACTCCGCCGGGCAGGACAACCACTTCTCCGACCCCATCACCAACATGAACTTCACGGCCCAAGGCTACGCCAAGCTCACCCAGATGCTCAAACCCGACATTGCGGTGCTCGAAGGCGGATACGCCATCAAGGGCGCGCTGCCCTACGTCAACCTGGGCATCAGCCTGGCCCTGGCCGGAGTGGATTTCTCCGCCGTGCAGGAACCGGATCTGGACCGGGAAAAGATTCGCGAACAAAAATCCACCATCGACTATCTCGAAGCGCTGTGTGACCAGCTGCCGGAAGTCTACTTCAACCCCAGACCCTCGGAAGCCGTGCGCGAGAACGGATATTTCACCCGCCGCCGCTCCATCTACTATGACACCGACGACATCACCGAGACCCAGGTCGAACGGCTCAAGGACTGTCCGCACTGCCCGGGGCTCCTCATCGTCGAGAGCGAAACCGCAAGGACCCCAAAGTCCCTGGGCCTGCACGTCCCGGTTCAGGGCTGCGACATGTGCAGCCAGGAAGCCGAGGAGCGATTCTCCAAGTCCCGCCAGGCCGGATTCGCCCACGCCCAGCTCTCGGACCGCGTGACCAAGAGATACGAATACGCCAAATAA
- a CDS encoding hydantoinase, whose protein sequence is MLIGIDVGGTHTDGVCIRDGRVEAMAKVPTDHDNLLATITEALCAILKDCKGAEIRTINLSTTLSTNSIVTGHTEKVGMFVIPGPGIDAGAYALGSQYHILSGCVDHRGAISAKARVEQIKPLAARCREENIRVYGVVGKFCTRNPEQETAIAEALAPQADFVTQGHRVSESLNFGRRISTVYYNSAVWRTFNAFADALEQSLRDLSIQADINIVKADGGTMPLKLAREIPVQSIFSGPAASVMGILSTSPVQEDALILDIGGTTTDIAVLLDGVPLLERDGISIGEHPTLVRALKVESIGIGGDSFISSRDGQLRVGPDRHGPCMAAGGPAPALMDAMNVLGHASFGDRERSAKGIKEVAMTQGLSARECAEQAVGLAMDILKKKVSAFLAAINARPVYTIQELLEDRVVRPKSILVIGGPAVAMVPLLEETFGLPVVAPQHAEVANAIGACLTRPTQSLVLTVDTSRGSFTVPGLGIHKAVKRTYTLEEAVHDATTMLRAELDRQGIPAEEGDIQVIQADAFNMVEGHYTIGRNIRVRCQMRPGVITTLAS, encoded by the coding sequence ATGCTTATCGGAATCGATGTCGGAGGAACCCACACGGACGGCGTCTGCATCCGGGACGGCCGGGTGGAAGCCATGGCCAAGGTCCCAACGGATCACGACAACCTGCTCGCGACCATCACCGAGGCGTTGTGCGCCATCCTGAAGGATTGCAAGGGCGCGGAAATCCGCACCATCAACCTGAGCACTACTCTGTCCACCAACTCCATCGTCACCGGCCACACTGAAAAAGTGGGCATGTTCGTCATTCCCGGACCGGGAATCGACGCGGGAGCGTACGCGCTGGGCTCCCAGTACCATATCCTGTCCGGATGCGTCGACCATCGCGGGGCCATCTCCGCCAAGGCCCGGGTGGAACAGATCAAGCCCTTGGCCGCGCGCTGCCGCGAAGAAAACATCCGCGTCTACGGGGTGGTGGGCAAGTTCTGTACGCGCAATCCCGAGCAGGAAACGGCCATTGCCGAGGCCCTCGCCCCTCAAGCCGATTTCGTGACCCAGGGACACCGTGTGTCCGAATCCCTCAATTTCGGACGGCGCATCAGCACCGTCTATTACAACTCGGCCGTCTGGCGCACCTTCAACGCCTTTGCCGACGCCCTGGAACAAAGCCTGAGGGACCTCAGCATCCAGGCCGACATCAACATCGTCAAGGCCGACGGCGGAACCATGCCGCTCAAGCTGGCGCGGGAGATTCCGGTGCAGTCCATCTTCTCGGGACCAGCCGCCTCGGTCATGGGCATCCTGAGCACCTCCCCGGTGCAGGAGGACGCGCTCATCCTCGACATCGGCGGCACGACCACGGACATTGCCGTACTCCTCGACGGCGTCCCGCTTCTGGAGCGCGACGGCATCTCCATCGGCGAGCACCCCACCCTGGTGCGGGCGCTAAAAGTCGAATCCATCGGCATCGGCGGAGACTCTTTCATCAGTTCCCGCGACGGGCAGTTGCGGGTCGGACCGGACCGCCACGGGCCCTGCATGGCTGCCGGCGGGCCCGCCCCGGCACTCATGGACGCCATGAACGTTCTCGGCCACGCCTCTTTCGGCGACCGGGAGCGCTCGGCCAAAGGCATCAAGGAAGTGGCCATGACCCAGGGCCTGTCCGCACGCGAATGCGCCGAACAGGCTGTCGGCCTGGCCATGGACATCCTCAAGAAAAAGGTTTCCGCTTTCCTGGCGGCCATCAATGCCCGCCCGGTCTACACCATCCAGGAACTTCTGGAAGACAGGGTCGTTCGCCCCAAGAGCATCCTGGTCATCGGCGGCCCGGCCGTAGCCATGGTCCCGCTCCTGGAAGAAACCTTCGGCCTGCCCGTCGTGGCCCCTCAGCACGCCGAAGTCGCCAACGCCATCGGCGCATGCCTGACCCGCCCGACCCAGTCCCTGGTCCTGACCGTGGACACCTCGCGCGGCAGCTTTACCGTGCCGGGCCTTGGCATCCACAAGGCCGTCAAGCGCACCTACACGCTGGAAGAAGCCGTACACGACGCCACCACCATGCTGCGGGCTGAACTGGACCGTCAGGGCATCCCCGCCGAGGAAGGCGACATCCAGGTCATCCAGGCCGATGCTTTCAACATGGTCGAGGGGCATTACACCATCGGCCGCAACATCCGTGTCCGCTGTCAGATGCGACCCGGCGTCATCACCACCCTGGCATCCTGA